The Verrucomicrobiota bacterium genomic interval CCCCGGCAATTTTTCTTGCGCGGGGCGGGGATAAATCATGCTGAAACAATTTGCTTCAGGAAAATAGGATTAATAACCGGAAGATTTTTTGCAGGATTTCTTGTCTGAACTTGAAGGGCATTGTTTGGTGCTACAATCAGATTTGACTGAGCAATTTTTCTTCTTTGCGGCGCAATTCTTCTTAGCTGAACAACCTTTTTTACCCGCGCAACATTTCTGGGGGGATTTGGAACAGCAGCTCTTGGCTGATTTCGGGCAAGATTGCATTTTGTCTGAGCAGGCGGCTTTTTGTGTAGGGCAAGAGCTCAAGGATGAGCGATTGGAATCTGATTGAGAGTAAAGGGATATACGGTTTCCTTTGCTTGTATTTGTCTGATAGGTTCCAGTGGCATTCACTGCTGCGATATTGAATGCGGCTACGGCGATGATGAGGGCGATGATTTTCTTCATGTTATTTACTTCCTGTTTTTGTTGTTGGTTAAAAAGTTAAATTAATTATTGCACCATTGAACAACCCGTTTTCCCGTTAGTTCTAAGGTTATCCATTAATAAACCGTTCCAGCACTTTTTTTAATGCCAACCGGGCTCGATAAAGGTGGTTTTCCGCTGCTTTAGGTGAACATTCCAGTATTTCCGCAATTTGCACTACGGGCATATCATCGTACTCGAAGAGGATGATGGCCGTTTTTTGCTCATGTGACAGGCTGCGGATGGCTGAGCGAACCGCCGTGGCCCGTTCCTGGGCTAAAAACTCATCCTCCGGCCCGGAATCCGGGTGGGCCAATCGATCAGCCATGGTTAGCCCTTTTTCACCGTCGGAATCTGAGGGGGAGTCGTCCAAGGAAACTTGGGCGTGCCGTGAAACCCAGCGGAGATGGTTTTTGCAGAGGTTTGCGGCAATGGTAAAAAGCCAGGTGGAGAATTTTGAACCCGGTTTATAACGTTCACGGGCCTGATAAACTCGGACAAATGTTTCTTGGGCGAGGTCGAGGGCTTCCTCATGTTGGGATATATACCTGGCCATGAAATGGAGCAATGGCTCTTTCCAGCGGCGCATAATCTCATTGAGGGCAAGGTCGTCCCCGCTGCTGAGCCTTTGCATGAGGATGTCGTCGTCGCCGTTATTAATGTCCGCCATGATCATGAGGAGTACTTTTTTCCTGATTTCGGGACGCGTCGTCGATAGAACGGCTCGGGGACATCATGTATGTGGACATCATCAAGAGATAACGTTTTGATTGTTCGGGACTCATCACGGCCGCTACGGCATAGACGTGTTCGAGCATATTGCGGTGGCACTCGGTCCGGATACGAGCATTTTCATCTAGGGCAGTGGCGAGGTCTGGGGTGAGGACGTCACTACGGTTGATCATTTTTTTCACAAGTTCATTCGACTCGTTGATTTTACCGCAAAGCTCGATACAGACGGGTTGATAGTCGTCATGGAGGGTTTTCACCTTCTCGATTTGTCCGGGGGAAAGTTGGTATTCTTTTTGCAGCCATGCCAGAGTTTTCTGGTCGGTGGAAAGCATATAAGACTGTTTCTTTTTTGTCGCCACGGTGTAGGTCAGCCAATAAGCCCCAGCTCCCACTGCCAGCAACACAACCAAGAGGAGAATGAGTTTTTTCATTGGTTCAAGAAAGCGTCTTTGTGGGTGACGGGATCAATCGAATTTAAATAACTCTGTGCCACACGAGCTTCCTTGCGCTCCGTCCCGATGGAAGCCTGACGGAGTCCTAATGTCGCAGCACTAAAAACAACAAATAATACCACTGTTGCCGCTATTTGAGGGCGGATTAAACGGTTTACGAGGAAATCCAAGGCGCCGCTGAATGTTAAGGCCGGGGATTCCGCACGTGCGGCAATGCGTTGCCAGACTTCACGTTCAAAACCTGTCGGGGCCTCTGCCTTGACGTCCCATGAACGGAGTAACTGATTAAATTTGGGATCTTTATGACGTTCCATATAGGGATACTACACCTCTCATGCGGGATTCACTCTAAAAAAAATCACCATTTAAAATAATTCGCTCCATAGACCAGTGTGGCACCCAAATGCCCGGTCAGACAAACAATGATGACACCTGCAAAAAGGGCGAAAAGATAGAAGGCTCTTAACAAGAATATCTTACGTTTCCCCTGTATCCACCACAGCAGCAGGCAAAAAACGCTTAGGCCCGTGAATGTCAGTCCCATCGTCCGGTGTTTTTCAAGTGTGGCCAAAATCTCAGGGGTGCCGGTCCAGCCAATGGCCAATATCCAACCCAGTGCACTCGCGCAAATCGCACTTAAAGTGGAAAAAAACAGGTTATAACCCGCTATTTGCCGCCATTGTGCACCCGCACTAAACATCGCGATGACCTCCGCTAATGCCGCCAAAATAAAAAGGGCGATCGGGAAATGGACTACGAGAACGTGGAAACGGCCCAGCCAACCGGCGAACTGAAGCCAGAACCCGTGTTCTGCCGCTACAAGTTGTTGCGGTGTAGCCTTTTCCACTCCGGGCTGTTTGATCACTTGTTGATCAGTGACAGTTTTAAACTGAGGCAAATTTCCCAAGTAGGCAGTCGGATTTGCCTTGAATTTCTTTACACAACCACCGCAACACAAAAAAACAGTTTTTCCTTCGTATTGGACCGAGAGGTTTGGTTCCACTTTTTCATCGGGCAGGACAGGGCAATAATCATTTGTCACCACTTGGGCTGAAGTCATCGCTGTCAGAAAAGCAAATTGCGCACAAAATAGGATCACCCTCAGGCGGGTGGGAGAAAAAGTCATATTTTTATTATTTACACCCACCGCAGGTAGGATAGGCGGTGGTGGATTTTTTAGCAGAGGCCTTGATGATTTCGAGTTTCTTAATGACAGCCTGAGGATCTTTATCGACCGCTTTTTTACATTCTTTGCAGCAAAGGAGGATCAAAACATCATTTCCGGACTTGTCCTTGACGACATATTCCACGGTTTCGCCCATGGCCCCGAGCTTTTCATCAGAGACAACACACATGTCTGTGGGATAACTTTTTTTCTGGTCAGCCACAGATTCAGCCTTCAGAAATGGATGGAAGGAGATAAAAAGCGCGATTGAGGCTGTTAATAAAAAGGCAAAAGATTTATTTTTCATAGATCTATTATACACCGCTGCGGGCTTTATTCACTCCGTTTTTTTTAAAATTGTGCGGCTCAAGCTCTTAAAAGTGATCCCAGACGGGGCGGGCGGTTATGGATTCCTGTTAATGATTCCGGGCTTCGTGGGCGGAACGGAGTTCAAAAAGGATGGGACAACCCGACAGAGCAAATTGCTCACGGAAACGGTTGCAGAGGTAGGCATCATACTGGTCGCTGAAAAGGTCGGGGTTATTCACAAAAAGGATGAATGTCGGGATGGTTAGGTCGCGTTCAGAGGCTTTTTGAACGGCATAATAAATTTTCAACCGTTTTGTACCCTTCATCGGTGGCAGGTATTCGGCGATGGCTTTATTCAGGACGCGGTTGAGCTCGCCGGTGGAGATTTTTGTCTTGAGATTGCGTTCGACATTCTGAATGGCATCGGTGAAGGCGGAGATATTGTGACCGGTTTTCGCAGAGATAAAAATGACCTCGGCGTAACGGCAGAAAAAGAGTTCTTTTTTCAAGGCTTCTTCATACTCTTCGCGGAAACTTTTGATCCCCCGACGTAAACTATTCTGCTCGAGAGCGAGATCCCATTTATTTACGACGATAAAAAGGGGTTTGAGGAGTTTTTGGACAAACCCGGCGATTTTTTTATCCTGGTTAAGGACGCCAGTTTCCGCGTCGAGGACGAGCACGGCCAAGTCGGCACGTTCGATCGATTTCTCCGCACGCATGACGCTAAAGACCTCGACGGAGCTGGAGACCTTGCTACGGTGACGGATACCGGCAGTATCAATGAGGACGTAAGGTTTGGTGGTGTCCCCACGCTTGAGATAAAAGGGAAGGTCAACGGAATCGCGGGTCGTGCCGGCGATGGGCGAGACGATGGTGCGTTCATCTTCTAATAGTTTATTGACGAGCGATGATTTGCCGACATTGGGTTTTCCGACAATCGCCATCTTAGTAGGGCGAGTGACTTTTTCTTCCTCATAATCACGTTTTCGCCCGACCTTTTCTGCGATGGTGTCGGCCAGTGTCAGGATGCCGATCCCGTGGACTGCGGAAGTGTGGAAGACATCTTCAAACCCGAGGCGGGAGAACTCCGCAGCGTCAAATTGTTGTTTGCCATTGTCGAGTTTATTAACGATGAGGAATACGGGTTTCTTCGAGCGGCGCAATTTGGTTGCGACCTCTTTATCGACCGGGTGGAGTCCGGTTTTGGCATCCACGGCAAAAAGGATCAGGTCAGCGGATTCGATCGCCACCTCGACTTCGGTATTAACCACATGGCGCAGGGGATCGTCTGTTTCGACACCGATACCGCCGGTATCCATCAGGTCAAAAACGAAGTCATGGTGCAAGACTTCGGCCAGGATCCGGTCACGTGTCGTCCCGGGCATATCATGGACAATGGCGATTTGCCGGTGGGCCAGTTTATTAAAAAGGGCCGACTTGCCGACATTCGGACGACCGACGATTGCAACCAATTGTTTTTGTACATTACTCATTGAACGGGTGATATTGGTGCAAATTGTTCATCCCGTCGAGGGGGAATTCCATCGAGTGCCCCTTTCGCCGTCAAAGAATGGTTGATTCCGTCCCTAATACTCTTTTTGGTGGTGTCACCTGAGATGAATTTTTACCTGAATAAAACCCTTACGCCTGTCTCTTCATGGGATGAGATAAAATCCATCCTCTGCGCCCACCATGCCACCGGCGTGCGCTACCGGCTAGAGGATGAGGAAACGGGGTTATGCCTACAGGCCGTTTGTCTCCTGCACTCGCAGACTCAAAGCCTTTACAGCCTGAGTTATCTCAAAACCGGGACCTCTAACGAATATTTCACATCACCGGTGGATGCCGACCCTGACCTCGACTGGGTCATAAAGTATTTCGAGTCGTTTTACCGGAAGGATGATCAATGGCTGGGCTTTTCGGCATGGTCGGAAACCGCTGATACCCGGAGCTTGGTTTACCTGTTTGTGATTGTGGCCGTGATCGGGGCACTGATTCTTGTCGGGAAATACTTCGTGGCCTAGGGCAAATTGCTCTTGAATTTTTCTGTTCCGGGCGGTTCTCTTTGTACTCATCTATGGCTGACTTTACACTTGCGATTAAAACGCTTTCGAAATTCACCCTCGGCGACATGATCGCTGAGTACCAGATCATTAATGAATGGAAACGTGTGGGCCTGCGGTTGTACCCGAAATCAAAGGCTAAAGCCGTGGTCAAACAACGGGCTCATATTAATGACATGCCGGAAATCCAATCCATTATCCGTGCAAATTTTCTCTCCTATATCCCAGCGAATCTCCCCGAGTGTCTGGTGCAAATAGCATGTGCGGGTGAGGGGCACCAGGCCGAGACTCTCCGTGGGGCCGACTCGACAGGAGCATTAAAATTCACCTCCCAAGCCGTCGAGAAAAAGGGGAATGCGACCACGATAAAAACTTTCCTCCAACATGAGAATGGGCTCAGCGTCGTCCACCACCTTGTTTACATCAAAGGCGAAAAGTATTTCCGCAGCTTCTCCTCAGTGACTAATGGCACTCAGGAAACCAAACGCGTCGAACTCCTTTCGAGCTTTTCGCTGACCGGGATCAGTCCCTTTGTCAAAGATGACCAACCGGGCCGGCTCAATGTCCACCGCCTACGCTCCAGCTGGAGTGCCGAAGGCCGCCATCTGGATCAGCCTGTCGAGGAACTTAACCTAGAGCGTTCTTGGCTGAATTTCTTTTACCGCATCGAACGTTTCGGACAGGTCGGCTCACGCGCACTGGAGGCTTGGTATCCCTTTGTCGGGGTGGAGGACAAAAAAGAAAATGTTTTCTGGGGCGCGCATATTGCGTGGAGTGGCTCCTGGCAAATGGAGATATCTCGAAAAGACGACGCGATCAATCTCATGGGCGGCCTGGCGGATCGCGATTTCGGGCATTGGTTTAAGGATCTCTCGCCGAAGCAATCGCTGACCTCGCCCGAAGCGATCTTGACGGTTTGTGAGGGTTCCTTCGACGATGTGACCCAGCGTCTGACCAGCGCAGCGATTGGGGCCGTGGAGAAGCAACCCAAAATCGAGCGAGAAATGCCAATGCTTTTCAATGAATGGTGCACGACCTGGGGCAAGCCCACGCACGATCGCCTCGCACAGCTCGCCCACACGCTCAAGGAGACGGGTGTGAAGTTCCTGGTGATCGATGCCGGATGGTTTGCGAAAAAAGCGACGGATAACTGGGGCGACAATGGTGACTGGATTCCTAATAGCGAGCGTTTTCCACAGGGACTGCGCGCCACCTGTCAGGCCATTGCCGCCGAGGGTCTTATTCCAGGCATTTGGTTCGAGTTCGAGAATGTGAGTGCCGGTGCAGACGCCTACGGAAAGGTCGAGCACATGCTCAGCCGTGATGGGCATCTACTGATGCCGGGAAAGCGTTTTTGGGACTTTCGTGATCCGTGGGTGATTGATTACCTCTCGGAGCGTGTCATTGGGCTGCTGCGGGATTGTGGCTTTGGCTATATGAAAATCGACTATAATGGCTCGGTAGGAATCGGCGTCGATGGAGCCGAGTCACTGGGCGAGGGTCTGCGCCAGCACATCCAGGGCGTCCATGAGTTTATCCGCAAAGTGCGCCGCGAGCTCCCCCATCTGGTCATCGAGAACTGCGCTTCGGGCGGCACTCGCCTAGACCCGCTGATGATGGAGCTCTGCGCGCAGGGCTCTTTCTCCGACGCTCACGAATCGATCGAGATCCCGATTATCGCAGCAAATATGCACTGGATGATCCAACCCAGACAGAGTCAGGTCTGGGCAGTGCTCCAAAAAGGAGACTCCCTCCACCGTCTGACCTACTCCCTGGCGGCCACATGCCTGGGGCGACTGTGCCTATCGGGAGATTACGACTTGCTGAGTGCGGAGCAGAAAGATGTCGTGATAGCAGGATGCGCTTTTTATAAAAAAGTCTCCCCCATTATCCGTGACGGCTGGTCACAGCGCCAAGGCTCAGGAGTCACCAGTTGGCGCCATCCGCGGGGTTGGCAAGCCGTGGTTCGCACCAGTACCAATGGTAAAAAACTCCTCGTCGTCGCTCATACCTTTGGTAAACCCGGCAAAAAACCCTTGCAAATCGCCCTGCCTAAAGGCAAATGGAAAATCAAGGGTGCCTACGATTCCCTCACTAAATCAAAGCCCACGGTCAAAGCAGGCAAGTTGCTCATCCCCGTCGAAGGCGAATTCCGCGGGTTTGTGTATGAGCTGGGGCGCGAGTAGTCGGGGAGATCTTTGCTCTCAACCCTAATCAGAGCAGAATAGATCTTTTGAAGCAGTGGTTCCGGTTTTTAGGCAGCAAAAAAATCGATTTACTTTACTTGCATTTTTTACATAGTTACCGAGCTGGACAATTTTAAAGGTTCCTCCCCGGTGACAAGAGCCTATGGGGCTCTCTGATGTGAAAGCTTCGGTAGCCGGGCCGGGGAGGTCATTTTTCTTTATTAGCTTTGGGATGATCATAGTAAGTCTGAGTATTTGGTGCAAACATATCAAATTCATTTTTAATTGCGGATTTGATCAGTTCGCATGAACGATTATCGTCATTTTCCCAATCCCTAAAAGTGGCCCAAGTGAAAATAGTCTGCAATTTGAAGGTCAAGATTTGATTTTGAATCGTGATGCAGAATGCGATAGGAAACGCCGTCGGGTAGCATATTCGTCAAAGTCTGTTTTACTGCTTTTTCTACAGCGCTCCTTTTCTTGCTTATAGGAATTCTATCCGTAAAAATAATAACTTCTTGAAATTCCTTTAGATCATTTCTGTCCAGTATAAATCTCAACTGATATCAGAGCATTTTTGGATAAAATTTTTCAGGAGACTAGAGTGTGGAAAAGGTTTTAGCCTTTTCAAGAATAAGGGGATGAAAATCAGCGCCCGTAATGTTCTCTTGAATAATTTTAAAAACTCCGTCACGAACATTTTGCTTGTCTTCTGAAGCATGAAAATATTCAATATCTATCCCATTTTCAATTAAATCGTATTGGAATTGCGATAAATTCTGATATGCCTGAAAAGGCCGCTCTTTTACGATTGCGCCGAATATAAAATACCTGGTTCCTCTTGACGAAAAATCAAAGTTACCAGCTTCATCCAAGAAAATGTAGAGAAAACGAGGCTTACTGATAATCGATTATTTATACCAAATTTTCTTCTTCCTCTGTTTTTTGGTTTGTCGGTCGTGAGATTCAGAGGAAAGATGAGGAATTCAACGCGTTCGCTCGTGAAATTTTTCGGATGGTAGAGGCGGCTAACGGTTTTGGCGGAGCAGCATGGTCATTCACGAGGTCGGGTATCATTGGGAGGGGATCGTGAAGATCGGCGAGGGCAGAGCGTTGTTTGATTTCATTCCAGCTCAGGGGCATAAAAGCACAGAATAATCGCAGATATCAAAATTGTCCAAACTTTATGACTGTGGATTCTTTTTAAAAATCTGTGTTCATCCGTGTAATCTGTGGATCGGATTTTTTTTAAGTTTTGTCAGTCTGGCTGAGGTATTCATTGATGTCTTTGATGCCGACGCGGAGGTAAACGACTAGGGACCAGAAGATGAAAATGGCAACGGCCCAGACGCCGTAGGAGAAGGGGAACCAATCAACATTGAGCAGGGCATAACTAATCAGGGCCATGAGCAGGGCGGTGGAGACTTTGCCACTCCAGTGGGGCTGGACAGTGACTTTTTTGCCGAGGTGATTCACACTGACGATCCAGATTAAAAGGAGAATGTCCCGGGTGAAATACAAGACGATGAACCAAATCGGGAAGTGTGACATGGCCCGGCCATCGGGGATACTCAGGACGATGAGCCCCGCAAATTGCAGGCCTTTATCCGCGATGGGATCGAGGATTTTGCCCAACACACTGACTTGGTGGAATTTCCTGGCGAGATAACCGTCCACAAAATCGCTTAATGCAGCGGTCACAAATATAATAAAGGCACTGAGGAGCAAGAGGTGCTGGCCCGCTTTCTCGTAGGGGCTAAATTTGTATTCAAGCACCAAGAGGACAAAAACCGGAATGAGTAAGATCCGGAAAATCGTGATGTAATTGGGCAATGTCATCTGGCTGTTAGATTACCATGAAGGGCACCGAGGTCACGAAGGAAGTTTAGTAGTGATATCGGCACTGGAGAAAAAAGATGGCGTCTTTCCGGGTCTCATAAACTAATCTGTCCACTTGGTTGATCCGACGAGCCAATACACTACCGCCGAGGTATTTGAGAGGTTCCGGCTTGCCTAACCCCTCGAAAGGAGTTTTGGAAATCTCCGTCACCAGTTTCAGGATTTTTAATGCTGTTTTCCGGTCGGTGGAAACCCGGAATTCCAAATCATCGAGAAAATCCCGGTCAAAAA includes:
- the der gene encoding ribosome biogenesis GTPase Der, producing the protein MSNVQKQLVAIVGRPNVGKSALFNKLAHRQIAIVHDMPGTTRDRILAEVLHHDFVFDLMDTGGIGVETDDPLRHVVNTEVEVAIESADLILFAVDAKTGLHPVDKEVATKLRRSKKPVFLIVNKLDNGKQQFDAAEFSRLGFEDVFHTSAVHGIGILTLADTIAEKVGRKRDYEEEKVTRPTKMAIVGKPNVGKSSLVNKLLEDERTIVSPIAGTTRDSVDLPFYLKRGDTTKPYVLIDTAGIRHRSKVSSSVEVFSVMRAEKSIERADLAVLVLDAETGVLNQDKKIAGFVQKLLKPLFIVVNKWDLALEQNSLRRGIKSFREEYEEALKKELFFCRYAEVIFISAKTGHNISAFTDAIQNVERNLKTKISTGELNRVLNKAIAEYLPPMKGTKRLKIYYAVQKASERDLTIPTFILFVNNPDLFSDQYDAYLCNRFREQFALSGCPILFELRSAHEARNH
- a CDS encoding glycoside hydrolase family 36 protein, whose translation is MADFTLAIKTLSKFTLGDMIAEYQIINEWKRVGLRLYPKSKAKAVVKQRAHINDMPEIQSIIRANFLSYIPANLPECLVQIACAGEGHQAETLRGADSTGALKFTSQAVEKKGNATTIKTFLQHENGLSVVHHLVYIKGEKYFRSFSSVTNGTQETKRVELLSSFSLTGISPFVKDDQPGRLNVHRLRSSWSAEGRHLDQPVEELNLERSWLNFFYRIERFGQVGSRALEAWYPFVGVEDKKENVFWGAHIAWSGSWQMEISRKDDAINLMGGLADRDFGHWFKDLSPKQSLTSPEAILTVCEGSFDDVTQRLTSAAIGAVEKQPKIEREMPMLFNEWCTTWGKPTHDRLAQLAHTLKETGVKFLVIDAGWFAKKATDNWGDNGDWIPNSERFPQGLRATCQAIAAEGLIPGIWFEFENVSAGADAYGKVEHMLSRDGHLLMPGKRFWDFRDPWVIDYLSERVIGLLRDCGFGYMKIDYNGSVGIGVDGAESLGEGLRQHIQGVHEFIRKVRRELPHLVIENCASGGTRLDPLMMELCAQGSFSDAHESIEIPIIAANMHWMIQPRQSQVWAVLQKGDSLHRLTYSLAATCLGRLCLSGDYDLLSAEQKDVVIAGCAFYKKVSPIIRDGWSQRQGSGVTSWRHPRGWQAVVRTSTNGKKLLVVAHTFGKPGKKPLQIALPKGKWKIKGAYDSLTKSKPTVKAGKLLIPVEGEFRGFVYELGRE
- a CDS encoding CDP-alcohol phosphatidyltransferase family protein → MTLPNYITIFRILLIPVFVLLVLEYKFSPYEKAGQHLLLLSAFIIFVTAALSDFVDGYLARKFHQVSVLGKILDPIADKGLQFAGLIVLSIPDGRAMSHFPIWFIVLYFTRDILLLIWIVSVNHLGKKVTVQPHWSGKVSTALLMALISYALLNVDWFPFSYGVWAVAIFIFWSLVVYLRVGIKDINEYLSQTDKT
- a CDS encoding DUF2231 domain-containing protein, giving the protein MTFSPTRLRVILFCAQFAFLTAMTSAQVVTNDYCPVLPDEKVEPNLSVQYEGKTVFLCCGGCVKKFKANPTAYLGNLPQFKTVTDQQVIKQPGVEKATPQQLVAAEHGFWLQFAGWLGRFHVLVVHFPIALFILAALAEVIAMFSAGAQWRQIAGYNLFFSTLSAICASALGWILAIGWTGTPEILATLEKHRTMGLTFTGLSVFCLLLWWIQGKRKIFLLRAFYLFALFAGVIIVCLTGHLGATLVYGANYFKW
- a CDS encoding periplasmic heavy metal sensor, whose protein sequence is MKKLILLLVVLLAVGAGAYWLTYTVATKKKQSYMLSTDQKTLAWLQKEYQLSPGQIEKVKTLHDDYQPVCIELCGKINESNELVKKMINRSDVLTPDLATALDENARIRTECHRNMLEHVYAVAAVMSPEQSKRYLLMMSTYMMSPSRSIDDASRNQEKSTPHDHGGH
- a CDS encoding sigma-70 family RNA polymerase sigma factor, which codes for MIMADINNGDDDILMQRLSSGDDLALNEIMRRWKEPLLHFMARYISQHEEALDLAQETFVRVYQARERYKPGSKFSTWLFTIAANLCKNHLRWVSRHAQVSLDDSPSDSDGEKGLTMADRLAHPDSGPEDEFLAQERATAVRSAIRSLSHEQKTAIILFEYDDMPVVQIAEILECSPKAAENHLYRARLALKKVLERFING
- a CDS encoding Txe/YoeB family addiction module toxin, with amino-acid sequence MMTKACSYTEARDHLSDLIDETIFDRDFLDDLEFRVSTDRKTALKILKLVTEISKTPFEGLGKPEPLKYLGGSVLARRINQVDRLVYETRKDAIFFLQCRYHY